The Arachis ipaensis cultivar K30076 chromosome B05, Araip1.1, whole genome shotgun sequence nucleotide sequence TGGTGGTTCTTGAAAATGATAATTAAGTCGTGTTGTTTTTATCATATGCTGGTCATACAAGGGttgtgatgttttttttttttttttNNNNNNNNNNNNNNNNNNNNNNNNNNNNNNNNNNNNNNNNNNNNNNNNNGTGTTTTCCTGCACCTGTGTGTGTTATATGCTTGTGGAATCGCGTGAATGTTGAGCAAAGGAAggaaatatgtatatatatttgaaTAAACACGGGGATGTTTTCCTTTGGTTCCACTTTGCTTTTCATTGTTAGCAAAAGTTGGTCTATCAAACCTATAAAATCTTGTGTACTACATAACCTGTGTAGAAGTTAGCAATGGGATAAAAACTATCTGAGGAAGACACTATCAAGTTGGTTCCTGCCTCCGCCTATAACATCCTTGGAGTTTTAGATTTTAGCATGTACTTGTTTATCTGTTTTTCTACATTTAAAGTTCCTTGTGGACCTGGTTCACAGTCATACTCAATTGTTTTTTTTGTCTTTCAAGCCTAATTCTGGATTTTTATCCACTTGGTACACAATAAGTTGAGATAGTTCACACCTTCCTGGGTTTTTACCTGACCCTTGGTGTTTCGAGGTGTTTCATTAGCTCTTGATGAATGTACTGGTGGATAGTTTTTCAGTTCAAGATGCGCTCCTGTCTTTTTGACAAGTTAAATGGACTTGCATCACAATATTTTAGCTGTTAAAGTTTGAGCATTTCAAGTTCTAGTAGTATAGTTTATATAACCTTGAATTTTGATTAGAAGTCACATTGTAGGATCATACCATTTCACCAAAGAATAGTTTGCTTAGGTTTCTTCTTATTGACATTCATTCAAGTGCAGTTGATTTTCTCTTATAAGTTATAACCATGTTTCAACATATGCAGGATAACAATGTATATGCAAATATGATACAATAATACTCCTAAATATGACATTCACTTTGTATGATATAATGACTCACGTAGTTAAACAATACACGTAGAAGTAGCATGTTATCTGCTGCCCATTCTGCACGTGCTTtacctttctttttggattgaaCGATACACATGTAAGGCAACTGTTATATTACGAAATTGATTTAAATAGTCATGTTTATGTTTGGATTTCAGAGTGGGATCCTTGGGGTGTCCCAGATGATCATGAAATTGAGGTGATCGAGAATGATGCACCAGTTCCCAGGCATGTTCCCCTCCACcgacctcctcctcttcctcaagAGTTCCACGACACGCTAGAAGCACTTCAATCCAAGTCAGGAAAGGATAATCCTGCTATCAGCTCTAGTGAATCACCTTCAAAGGCTTGATCTGCAGCCAGGAAGATAAAGAGCTTTTGGTTTCTCAATTCCAATGTATTTTCCCCTTTCTTTTCATCAAATTGTTTCTGCTAGGTAGTTTAAAACCGAACAGGCTCCGCTTTTGTGAGAGAAAACTGTTGGCTTCCTAAATAACCTGAACTTTGAACCTTGAGAAAGAACAAATATTGCTTGTGTCTTTATATGTATCCGTGATtaaaagtaattttaatttaagtcTTTTGACACCAAATTCTGCCATTTTCGTGTTCCCTTGACTCTCAACCTTGATAAATGAATACCATCTCGGATTTAAAATGATATATTAAATAATCAATGCATTTCGAATAACTATGGTTTCGTTACAAGTATTTTCTCCCCAAAAAACAaggaaataataaataaaagagaggaaGGATAATAATGATATTAAACGTTAAAAATCATTGCAAAATATCATTCATCATTTGCGGGTGGTGTTTATGATTTCAAGATACTATCAATACAGTCGTTCCAAGACATGAAAGTTTCTCAGTGGGAACATATGCTATTCAATTTCCAATGTCAATATCAATAAGCGAGTACAAGTATAAAATGATCACAGTTACGGGTTACTTAATGCGCCAAAATAAACAAGCCAAGGAACAGGAGGATCTTCCAAAACAAAGGAAAAGGAGTTAAAGAGATTATCAACAAGGAGTGGTTAGGTGTGAATCACTTTTGTTGTTGATGGTAATCCGGAGATATCAAAGAAATATATGTCGAGCTTCTCTTTCAAAAAAAACAAGCCACCACCACAGACAGACCTGCACCTGTGGGTGAAATGGTTTTTTTTTGTTGGGTCAGATCTGTGGGTGAAATGTTAGATTGTGTCAAAAGTTACTGACCCAGAAGTAAAGATCCCAAGTAGAACACCGTCCAGATGCGCAAGCACCGTCATCGTTTTTTTTGTCGTGAGATGGGCCGGATAGACCGACCCGCCCCGAGAAAAATACCCGAAAACAACCccaaaattcaaaaacagaaatTGCTTTCCCCTCTCCCTCTCTGCGATTCCTGATGCTGCGCTTCCAGAAGGAGAAGATGATGAAGTCCGCCTGAGGAGCACTACTTCTACCAGAGGATCGCCGTTCCAAGTCGCCGTGGAGCTAAGGCCGGCGAGCTACCTCAAACACTTCCTATCATCGGTTAAGCCATCGGACCGCAGCGGAGCTCTCCTCTCGGCGTCTTTGGTCGCTTCCGGCGTGGTTCCTGATCGGTTCCGACTAGGCTCTTCAAGAGCTCCGAGTGCTACGTCGTGCGTGCTGGTGGGTTTGTTTGAGATGATTGATTCTTGGTACTGTGAACCCAGCGGCAAACGCAGCGTTGTTGTGCAATCTTCTCTCCCGGTAACTTCCTCACGGCCGAATTGACTCTCTGTTTGGCCCCCTGTCTCTCTATTCTGGACCTGGCTTTCGGAATTGAGATGATGGTTTGAACCTGCTGGCTGGAGTTGTCTTGTTCTTGGTTGGTTTCAAAATGCTCATTGATTCGGTCCTATTTTACCTCCAAAACCAACTTCACATATAACATGTTCGATGAAATGCTCCATAGAGACATTTCCCATGTAAACTCCCTCATCACCTCATATGTTCGCCGTGGAGACCTTGCCACTGCTTGGACCCTCTTCTGTGACGTGCGACGCACacgctctgaccttgatgcacacaCCTTCACCCCTGTCCTTCGTGCGTGCTCTTTGTTACCACTCTCTAAGCGGGGCAAACAAGTCCACACTCACATGATCAAAACCGGTGCAGATATCGGAACTGTCGCAAAAACTGCACTGATGGACATGTATTCGAGATATGGGTATTTGGAACAATCCAAAAGGATCTTTGAAGAGATGGTTCACAGGGATGTTGTTGCTTGGAATGCTTTGCTTTCGAGTTTCTTGAGGCATGATCTTCCCCTTGAAGCACTAAGTGTTCTAAGAGAAATGGGAAAGGAGAATGTTATGCTCAGTGAGTTCACACTTTGTTCCGTGTTGAAATGTTGTGCTTCTTTGAAGGCCTTGGAATTGGGTAGACAGGTTCATGGTTTGGTGGTGTCCATGGGGCGTGATTTGGTTGTGCTGAGCACTGCTCTTATTGATTTTTACTCCAGTGTTGGATGTATTGATGATGCTTTGAAAGTTTTCTATAGTTTGAAGGGTTGGAAAGATGACATGATGTATAactctttggtttctgcatgcaTCAGGAATAAGAGGTATGATCAAGGGTTCAAAATTCTGAGCTTGATGAAGCCTAATGTGGTTGGTCTTACCAGTTCTCTGGTTGGCTGCTCTGAGAATCTGGATCTGTGGGTAGGGAAACAGATTCACTGTGTTGCAGTACGTCAAGGTTTCACTTATGAGACTCAACTGTGCAATGCCTTGTTGGACATGTATGCGAAATGTGGGAAAATTTCACATGCTCGTTCATTGTTCAATGGAATTTCTCAGAAGGATGTGATTTCCTGGACATGTATGGTTGATGCATATGGTCGGAGTGGGTGTGGACATGAAGGTGTTGAGCTGTTTGAGCAGATGATGGAGGATGGGAATAAGGTGATTCCGAACTCTGTGACTTTTTTGTCTGTATTGTCGGCTTGTGCTCACTCTGGATTGGTGGAGGAAGGTAAAAAATGCTTCAATTTGTTGAGGGAGAAATATGGTCTTGAACCAGATCCAGAGCATTATGCATGCTTCATAGATATCTTAGGCCGAGCCGGTAACATGGAAGAAGCATGGTCAGCATATCAAAATATGATTGAGCAAGGTACTAAGCCTACTGTAGGAGTATGGATAGCATTGCTGAATGCTTGTAGTCTTAATCAGGATGTTGAAAGAGGTGAATTTGCTGCAAAGCATCTCTTGCAGATGGAGCCTGATAAAGCTAGCCATATTGTGCTTGTATCGAATTTTTATGCAGCCATTGGAAAGTGGGATTGTGTAGATGAGTTGAGAAGCATGATGAGGACAAAAAGGTTGGTCAAGGAAGCTGGCAATAGCTGGATTAATGTTTCAGCCTTCAATCAACATGTCGGGTTGCGATCTGCTTGATGTTTGCTAGCAACGGCCAACACAAAGTTGAGCCCAAGTCTTACTATTAAGTATGGATTGAATATAGTGGCAAGTTGGCAATGTGTCTGCTCTGCATTCTTTATATCATTGGCTAACATCGTCGGCCTTTTGCTCGTGCTTGGTTCTATTCTAGGCTCGACTCTTGGTTGCTAACATCGGTATGCTAAATTTAAGTTTCCCTATTAGCACCTAATGAGACCATGAATATGTCCTGGTCCTGTTTTAGGAAGAGCTTTTTCCTGGTCCTAATTGTTTTCCAGACTCAAACTCTCTTCCTCCCTCAATTTAGTTCAATGAAAATTATTAATTGGTGTTGTATCTGGAATAGTTTGTATCTGGAATAGTATATCATTAgtatgaaaagaaaaaggaaaagt carries:
- the LOC107644896 gene encoding pentatricopeptide repeat-containing protein At5g66500, mitochondrial-like, whose product is MFDEMLHRDISHVNSLITSYVRRGDLATAWTLFCDVRRTRSDLDAHTFTPVLRACSLLPLSKRGKQVHTHMIKTGADIGTVAKTALMDMYSRYGYLEQSKRIFEEMVHRDVVAWNALLSSFLRHDLPLEALSVLREMGKENVMLSEFTLCSVLKCCASLKALELGRQVHGLVVSMGRDLVVLSTALIDFYSSVGCIDDALKVFYSLKGWKDDMMYNSLVSACIRNKRYDQGFKILSLMKPNVVGLTSSLVGCSENLDLWVGKQIHCVAVRQGFTYETQLCNALLDMYAKCGKISHARSLFNGISQKDVISWTCMVDAYGRSGCGHEGVELFEQMMEDGNKVIPNSVTFLSVLSACAHSGLVEEGKKCFNLLREKYGLEPDPEHYACFIDILGRAGNMEEAWSAYQNMIEQGTKPTVGVWIALLNACSLNQDVERGEFAAKHLLQMEPDKASHIVLVSNFYAAIGKWDCVDELRSMMRTKRLVKEAGNSWINVSAFNQHVGLRSA